The following is a genomic window from Daphnia magna isolate NIES linkage group LG4, ASM2063170v1.1, whole genome shotgun sequence.
gCATTTTGAATTCGCCGCCATGCACCCGGCAAACTCATAGGGTAGGCGTCATAATAAACAAcaaagaaggggggggggcttcAATGAGGATCTTATACCACACCTGTAAACAAAGCTCGTAATCGACACAGACATTACATCGAATTCGAATGCCTAAAATGTCATCTTGGCAGTAGCCACATCGATGCTTCATAAATAAATCTGAGaaatagagagagaaaaccgattgataaattttgaaaagaggatTGAATCAGAGCATTTTTTACCCGCCATCTTTAGCCTTCCCTTCCCATCACTGTGAACTGAGCTTACAGCGCTTGGGATAGCACTTGCACAGGGCCACCTGGTGGATTTCTTTTACAAATTTGTCAGATAGTTATGGAGCTGGTTTCCAAATAGACTACCGGCTTTCTACTGTTCATCTATAACAAAATAAAGTTATGTACGGCACAAGAAAAcatatttaaaatatttattattaatctcAAGAACTTTTAACAAACAACAAGCCGATACCTGAAACAAGCAAACAACACAACACAGCTACACAACATTCAACAGAGACAACACACTTCAATTTTCAATGGATTGTGTATCAATGCATCACTTATACCAAAGATTAAACTGATGAATGATTCTCGGAGCTTTTATAATTTACTTTCATTGTTTTAATGACTTTTACGTATAACCTAAAAGGCTAAAACCGCTAAAACTTAGCTGATGTCCCTGATGAATAAATATCAGAGAAATCATGGAGAAATATTGTAAATTTGGCAACTCGGCAgctaccgtgagtttttattcttcctACTCCTGCCTGTAGTATTCGTTAGTAGGAAACGTCTGCAAAGCACCTCAAAATGGCTCTCAATCTGACTGTCAAGCTACATCCTGTTGTACTATTTCAGATTATTGACTCGTATGAGCGTCGAAACCCTGATGCGCAAAGAGTAATTGGGACGCTACTGGGTAATTGTTTGATTCTTCGCTCATTTTACCTTTAGTGAAATTTTCTTTCGTGTGACACGTGTGATGGATTGCTTGCCTGTGGGATACCTTTAGTGATTTCAAGCTATTACGATTTGATTAAACGATTTGATTAAACGATTTGTTTATGAAAAATCATATTTTGCTTTTGTCCTCCAGGCACTTCGGATAAAAATGGTGTGGAAGTAACCAACTGTTTCTGTGTGCCTCATAATGAATCAGAAGAAGAGGTTGCTGTGGAATTGGACTTTGCCAAGGATATGTATGATTTACACCGCAAAGTCAATCCACAAGAAAGCATTGTAGGTTGGTGGGCAACTGGAACTGGAGTCACATCGCATTCTGCTTTAATCCATGAATATTACTCAAGGGAGTCATCTAATCCTGTACACATTACAGTTGACACAACTTTGCAAGATACAAGAATGGGTATTAAGGCCTATGTCAGGTACCTGTTCATGATTTAGGCTATGAGGCAATGTTTTAACATATCTAAATGGTTTGTTTTTTGCCTAGTGTTCCAATGGGCATTACAGGCAAAACTATGGGTTGCATGTTTGCCCCTGTTTCTGTCGAGATAGCTTGTTATGACCCAGAAACTGTTGGCTGTAAGTATTAAATCATGAGGTTTTATTTACCGATTTGAAGCACacattcaataaaaaatttctgTTCATTATAAGTAAATGCATGTCAGAAAACCAAAACTTCTGTGAAGCGTCAAGCAGGCATCGCTTCCGATCTTACCCAGATTGTGGAAGCATCACAGCAGATGGAGAACATGCTGGACACTATTCTGACGTACGTTGACGATGTCATGAGTGGTTCAAAAACAGCAGACAATACGTTTGGGCGTTCTTTGTTGGATATGGTCCACTCTGTACCTAAAATGACACCCGACGAATTTGAGGAGATGTTGAATTCAAATCGAAAGGTGAAACAAGCTTTGCATATTTATATAGAGCCTTGattaaagtttcttttttaggATTTACTGATGGTTTTATACCTATCTCAGCTAACCAAAACTCAACTTTCGCTGAATGAAAAACTCACATTGTTGACAATTTAATTCACTAAGTTGATACACAAAGATAAAAATATATCGTGCTCCcaattttttcattattttcgcATAATCCTCGTGAGCATATTTATTAGGAAACTATAGTTTACAGTCGAAAGGAATCCAGAGatgacatttcttttctaccaagaataATAATCACACCAAGCTTCTCTCAATAGCATACAAAAAAGATTAAGAAAAGCagaataagagaaaaataaatgaacaaCCATCAAAGCAGGTGAAAGTTTGATGGTCATTATTAACAGGAATGCTTATTAAGCAGGCACATTGGTAGGTAAGATGGATTTATCCAAATCTGTAAACCAAGCATGATCCAAGGCATCCTGAGCAGTGATGCGCACGGCTGGATCGTAAATAAGAGTCTTTTGTAGCAGATCAAAACCAATAGAGTCCAGTTGTTTCACCGAATTTTGAAGATGGTAAGTATTCCAGTTTGGGAAAGTAGGTTTATAGTCAGGCATCTTCGAGACACCAGGCCACATTTCCTCAGTAGGCGTTTTCATCACTCTTTAATTCAAAGCAAACGAAATATAGTAATTTGAAATATTAATAGCAGAAGAGACGGACAAACATACCGAAAAATACGGTACAGCTGATCGATTTCCGAATCTCCTTGAAACAATGGCTTTTTTGTTACCATTTCCGCCATAATGCAACCGATTGACCACACATCTATGGGGCAAGAATATCTGGACGAGCCCAGTAAAACTTCTGGAGCACGGTACCATAAAGTAACAACCTACCGGCCTAAAGTGAATAATTcatttctattatttttataaatataaGTTTTACCTCGTGAGTATAAACACGAACAGGGACCCCGAAAACGCGACCAAGGCCGAAATCTGCTATCTTaataattccatttttatCGATGAGTAGGTTCTGAGGCTTCAAATCTCGATGGAGAACACGACGCCGATGGCAATACAAAATACCTTCCAAAATCTGCAATAAGATCATGGTTGATGTGAGGTACAAGCCAACAAATTGATAAGAACTAGGGCTTTTCTGCATACCTGATGGCAGTAAGACTTAACAAGAGTTTTGTCCATTAATTGCCCAGTTGGAATACTGTCCATGTACTTTTTAAGGTCCATTGACAAGAACTCAAAAATTAAGTACAGCTTTCCTTCTTGCATCAAAACATCTTCAAGACAAACAATGTTGGGATGCTGCAGCTCTTTCAACAGCGAGATCTCCCTGATAGCTGTTGAGGGTACACCATCATCTTCATTTTCAAGTCTGATTTTTTTCATAGCAACAAATTGTTGAGTCTTGCGATTTTTGGCCTTATAAACAACACCATAGGTGCctttaagaaaaatataaaatatgaaaatgtTCCAGAGTACACATTGCTTGAACAGCCATTACCTTCACCGATCTTTTCAATCTTGGTAAAATCTTCCATTGCAGAAGGCATGACTTTTGATTGGCAATAGAGGAAAGcttgaattaaaaaatttaactgcCTGAAATTCCGAAGTAATGGTATGCAGAATTCAAACGGctcaagacaaaaaaaatttgaacgACGTGTTGTCCACCTGCAAGATGTTTCGTTGATTATTACCATGTAACTTTtgattttatatatttttgatGAGAAATCAAGGAGGAATTTAACACAATAAGGAATAATACATACCAAACGTTTGTTTCCTGAGACACGACACTGTGACGGAATATGTGAGCACACTTGTCACAGGGATGGTGGCCGTTAGACTTACAGTCTTTAACACTGGGATAAAATTCAACAACCGCCAAATTTTGAAACCGACTTCAGAGCCATCTATATCTGATAAAACGAGTCTTCGTCGGAATGCCCAGACATAACAATATAAAAAATCCCATCAATAAGCATGAAGCATGCAACGTTCACTTTAATTCAAgcacgaaaaacaaaaaatatatttaaaaagcaaaaaaaaataaataaataaaaaataaataataataagatttaaaaaacttCCCCCTTCTACATTCTTAACATAATATCTATGACACTATCTTAAaattacaacaaaaaatgcacGAAGGATTTAACATAATTCCACCATCATAATTATCGTATTATAATACTGCATAACGTTAAACGATTAAACGCGAACATGAACATAAATAGCATGAAATATTTTAACGCAATGCAGgttttttagttcaaaaagCATTCCGTAAAGGCAAAATGCAGCACACACATTTGGAATCCTTAATTGTTTTCCACGTTTAGCTGTCTAGACCATTGAATTCTTGATAATCTTGTTTACACCATCTAAAGAAATATAGCAATTCATTTTGAACAAGGATATTCATTCTCCATCTAATTTCAATGAAGTAGTGCAGAATACAGGAATAATTTCTTAGGAAGCTAagaaaccaaatggcattgTTTTAAAATCGGAGGACCAAAGGAAGAAGTAAGCTGttattgatttcttttttaacacGAAATCCATTTTGTGCTAATGCTATCCTTCATGAATGAATAGTTCTTCGAACGGCACCCATACTCGTCCAAATATAGCCAGCATCCTTTTCACTCGATACTCGAATGTTTTCGTCCAACTTGTAGTACTCGTTTGGAGCGTGCATTACAAAATCTAGATAATCCAATTTACGCGGCAACTCTTCTTCGGGGCCTAAACCAGTCTTTTAGATTTTGCTTCACGGAATATAAGAAATGCATTTACATACCCAGGATGTATGTTAGTGGATCAAATCCATGATCTGGGGGTGGTGAACTTTGGGTTGGAATCAGCCATGTTAATACAGCACTTTTTTCACAAAACTGGTCTTGCAGAAGACCACGAATCTGGGCATAGTAAACCCCGTCATCTTCGTCTGTTACGGACACAATATCACCCACTTGGTAATAAATGTCATGATGAAAAAGATGACCACTAGTAAAAGAGGTTGAAACTACAGTTGGAGCTTTAGATGGTAgctaagaagaaaaaaaaaattatagatCACTGTATGATCCACATAAAGATTTGCTTATAACTCTTCTACATGAAACTTTGAACATACCATTCTGCACCAAAACTGATGTGAAATGTTGATCTAAAGGGTATttaagataaaaacaaaaaatttttttggccTCATCTTCCTTCCAAAAATGCCTCAAAATGATAGTACTGTGCATCAATGCCTGACAAAAGGTATGTTCAAAGTTTCTCATAGAAGAACTAAGTGTACATCTATAAAGTTTACCTGCTTTTTGAAAACAGCACGTCGTCCTCGTCCTTTACCAACTGTTGCTTTGCTTGCAGTTCCTAGTTTTTTGCTTCTTCCTCGTGTCTTTTTTGTTCCTGTTCGTCCACCTCTAACATTTAAAGTTGTATTGCCTGACCTCGTCCCTGGGCCAAATTCATTACGTGGCTTTACATCATCAGCAGGTTCATCAGCAATAGAGTCATCCACTTCAATAGTTTCAACGTAAACATCTTCTTCCTGAAACTTCAGTTCCGGCGAAGGCGCCTTTTCAACAGGCGTAGTTTCCGTTTTCACGAGTACCGTCATTTTGCCTAAAAAACAATCATTGCAAACTGTGTTTCCTTCTATTGTTTTTTGCCAGATTTCTGACACACTAGTGTCACATTTGAAACAAGCAGGCTTTAGTCCTAAGGGCATGGTGAAATTAACGATGGAAACTAATATAGAGATGTCACAAAACCGAGTCAAAATGTCGTTCGtaactttatttatttacacaGCAGAAGTGTTTGCAGCAATATTTCTATTGCAGCGTTGCATTTGTTTAGCTGAGTACTAGCGCTGTAGCAGCCTTCTTTTCATTGATTCTTCCATTCATCATCCAACTTTTCTTCTTAACTAATATTAGTAAACAAACCAGATTTGAGTATTAGGTCCAAGATTTGCAGCCAAGATACACGAATTCAGAAGCTATAGCTACACATTCTGATTCTGAAAAATTCATGTTGGGTGAGGATTAAATTCAGAATATTGGCTGTGTTATATCCATCTGATTCTGACATTTTCATCAGACAACCAGCAAGGATTAGTTTTCATAGAGCAGTATGCCAGCAGGGTGACATGTTACAGTTCACAGTATGGACATGTAAATGGAATTTCATACACAGCCAATAATTTGGTTGGTCCTCCCTCTAGATTCCCAGCTTATGGTGATTTTCCAGAAACTTATGTTCCGGTACTTGTATCTGgattaaaaacaatttgaacTATAGACTGAAAGGGTCATTTaagattttttcccccctaGAGAACATATGGGTGTTGGTGGAAAGAATCATCAGTCatttttaaagggaaaaatgAAGTTGACCAAACAGGAGAGGATTTTATTGGTATTCATaagtttttttggtttttatttgtttttttttgaaaaacatttatatagcttacatatagatgtcCAGTTTCAAAAGCCAGTATATCCTTACTGTGTGAATGTATATGAAACATATAATTCTGGTTGTGTAAGACGGCTATGGGCAGGTGATGGCCAAGGGAACTGGAAACTCTTTCATGAAAACCCTGTGAAACAATCACAAAAACAATCACAAATATTTTCTCCTGAACCCCATCATCTATTATTTCTGACTAGGTAActtaaaagaaattattaaATTGGGACCTCATGCATCCCACACCCTcatgtttgtattttgcactGTTCAGCCTTATTAGGATCGAAATCGATGGCAGTTTTGCTGACTATTATCCCGAAGTCGATGCCGTCCTTTTAGTGGGTACGGAAACCTATCCTGCTCCTGAAGAGTCGGTGAAATTGAGCGTACTAGGGCTGTATGCTAAAGTTGTTGGATTGGGACTTCATCGTTTAGTGCCAGGCTTCAATATCCTAGAAAGCATGCAGCGTCTTTGTTTTACCGACAAACTATCACAAGACGCAAGCGTTTGTCATTTGAGCAACCTACCGGTAAGTTAGAATTCCTCTACTGGCTGCATGCCGGTGaagtagttttttacgttGTTTTACCAATTGTAATCGTTCAGGAGGAGATACTACGCGTTATTCTTACGCTTTTGGATCTTCGCAGTTTGTGTTCTTTAGCGTGTGCCTCTTCTTTATTCAATAAAATCTGCAAGGATTCGGTGCTTTTTACCGCAGTGAATTTGAAAGTATCAATAAACTGTTACAATTTAATGACaggttttattttcttaaattttatatatttaacTTTTAGCCGTATTGGCATTGTGTCAATCTCCTAACGTTGAAATGGTTGGGGGCTCGTAGCCAGTGTTTGCAATACTTGGACCTGTCGTGGTGCGGAAGCTATGGAAAATTTAGTTCATCTGATTTTTCGTGGTATTTCTCTATTAAAATGTGGCATCCAGTCTGATCCCCATGTCATTGTTCTTAGGTTCATCAAACAATATGGAAAACGCTTACGAATTTTACGTTTAGAGAATTGCAGTTTTCTAAATAACGAAGCTCTTTATTCGATTTCCACCTCATGTCCTTATTTACAAGGTTGTATGAAATACTTATTTGGCTTTATGTTTCCTGCCCAACACGACATaaattaattcattttcattccTAGAATTGAACTTGCGGGGTTGTCGCGATTTAGAATCGACTGCATTTTGGCACTTGGGAAAGCTACATGTGATGGAACGGCTTATTCTGGACAGCACACAAATTGAATTGCCTACGCTTCTAGTCAGTTTGCAGTCCATGGCATCACTTTCCCATCTGTCGCTTGGTCGTTCATCGTCTTTTCAACAGCTGTGCTTTACTTACTGACAAACCATATTTTGTTTCTAACACAGGTGATTGCCAAAATCTTTCCCTTTTGGGATCATTGGATGAAATAAGTCGTTGGCTGAATCGCCACCGACCAGGCATTATCTCTCTCGATTTTTGGAGGAGTGGTCATCTCTCCAACCATGGAATGGAAGCTCTTGTAGGACTTGAGCATTTAAGAGAACTTGATATTGGCTGGTGGTATGTAGATTGAGGAACACAAGTAGGATACGGTGAATTTTGTCCTATTCCGATTTGCATGATCTATTTCAGTGGTCTACCGCCAAATGGTAATTGGATATCCCAATTAGCAAATCGCTGTCGGTCGCTGGAAAAATTATTTCTTACCGCTGCGAGAATCGTTAAAGACGCTGATTTAGTAGCCATCGCGCAATATTGCCCAAATTTAAAACAACTGGATGTGCTAGGAAATAGCTACATTACATGGGAAGGATGTAGCAggttaatgaaatgttttaccCACTTCGCTGGCATTAGTTCACGGTCTaatcaaacattttatttccccccttttGTTTATAACATAGAGTACTTGACAAATGCCGGAAGCTGCGGTTACTGGATGTTAGCTACTGCTGTCAAATTGAAGCGATACACGTCGCGAACTGGAGAAGAACTTATCCTAATGTTAGCATCAAACGCATTTTCGTCAACGAAGAAGACTAGCATAAAAGATGGTTTCTTAATTTAGTTTTGAACGAgtgaaaagatttttttgtgttttgtctTAGCGATTAGTTAAATCTGCGCCCGCCGACCAACTACATCTTGCACCTGTTATGAGTGAAGTAAATTGAATCATTACAACTGGCACTGTGTTACACGAAGTTTTAGATTTCTGTTGAAATGTGACTATGgaaaaataatttcaattctcttattttatttcataaagTGTAACATTTATGCATGTGATTCGGTGTCTGCATTAGACTTTCAAATTAACTTCACTATTTTAGTGAATGGCTCGTACAAATTCAATGTTAGATACATGTTAGATCGTAATTAGCAGACaactcttaaaaaaaaacaacttgtCAAACGCTGAAAAACAGGTCTCGTTTCAAGACCGTCTATTGATTCGTTAGCGTACTGACAGAATGGCTATTCGTCTATGTGGTACTTCCACAATAAAGTCGTTGCTTTTTAACACATTTATCGAGTTGTGGTTTGAACGATGAAGCAGGTGGGCAGAGATCGTTTGGAAGCGAAAAAGTGCTCTAAAGAGGATaagagaaattgaaaaataataataacaataatcaCCCTTCTAACAAAGTTCCATGGGCCATGGGAGGTTTGGGAGCAGTGCACAAATGCACCTGCTTAGGTTTCGGTAAAGGAGGTACCCATTAATAACTGAGAAGAAAGGAGACTTTCTCCAATTGACAAGAAAGCAACGTTTATCTTCTACATTTTCCAAATTTCACAGCGTCGGATATGAAACGGGAATTGCTGCCGATGTTGTTTCTACCCAATGTTTAATCTCCTCGTAATGCTTGGACACTTTAGCCAATAGGTTTCTAATATCCCACTGACGTCATAAACGGCAGGTTTCAACAGGAAACAAAGC
Proteins encoded in this region:
- the LOC116920750 gene encoding F-box/LRR-repeat protein 4, whose translation is MLDNQQGLVFIEQYASRVTCYSSQYGHVNGISYTANNLVGPPSRFPAYGDFPETYVPRTYGCWWKESSVIFKGKNEVDQTGEDFIDVQFQKPVYPYCVNVYETYNSGCVRRLWAGDGQGNWKLFHENPVKQSQKQSQIFSPEPHHLLFLTSLIRIEIDGSFADYYPEVDAVLLVGTETYPAPEESVKLSVLGLYAKVVGLGLHRLVPGFNILESMQRLCFTDKLSQDASVCHLSNLPEEILRVILTLLDLRSLCSLACASSLFNKICKDSVLFTAVNLKPYWHCVNLLTLKWLGARSQCLQYLDLSWCGSYGKFSSSDFSWFIKQYGKRLRILRLENCSFLNNEALYSISTSCPYLQELNLRGCRDLESTAFWHLGKLHVMERLILDSTQIELPTLLVSLQSMASLSHLSLGDCQNLSLLGSLDEISRWLNRHRPGIISLDFWRSGHLSNHGMEALVGLEHLRELDIGWCGLPPNGNWISQLANRCRSLEKLFLTAARIVKDADLVAIAQYCPNLKQLDVLGNSYITWEGCSRVLDKCRKLRLLDVSYCCQIEAIHVANWRRTYPNVSIKRIFVNEED
- the LOC116920756 gene encoding GATA zinc finger domain-containing protein 1, with the translated sequence MPLGLKPACFKCDTSVSEIWQKTIEGNTVCNDCFLGKMTVLVKTETTPVEKAPSPELKFQEEDVYVETIEVDDSIADEPADDVKPRNEFGPGTRSGNTTLNVRGGRTGTKKTRGRSKKLGTASKATVGKGRGRRAVFKKQLPSKAPTVVSTSFTSGHLFHHDIYYQVGDIVSVTDEDDGVYYAQIRGLLQDQFCEKSAVLTWLIPTQSSPPPDHGFDPLTYILGPEEELPRKLDYLDFVMHAPNEYYKLDENIRVSSEKDAGYIWTSMGAVRRTIHS
- the LOC116920754 gene encoding cyclin-dependent kinase 1, producing the protein MPSAMEDFTKIEKIGEGTYGVVYKAKNRKTQQFVAMKKIRLENEDDGVPSTAIREISLLKELQHPNIVCLEDVLMQEGKLYLIFEFLSMDLKKYMDSIPTGQLMDKTLVKSYCHQILEGILYCHRRRVLHRDLKPQNLLIDKNGIIKIADFGLGRVFGVPVRVYTHEVVTLWYRAPEVLLGSSRYSCPIDVWSIGCIMAEMVTKKPLFQGDSEIDQLYRIFRVMKTPTEEMWPGVSKMPDYKPTFPNWNTYHLQNSVKQLDSIGFDLLQKTLIYDPAVRITAQDALDHAWFTDLDKSILPTNVPA
- the LOC116920757 gene encoding eukaryotic translation initiation factor 3 subunit F, yielding MALNLTVKLHPVVLFQIIDSYERRNPDAQRVIGTLLGTSDKNGVEVTNCFCVPHNESEEEVAVELDFAKDMYDLHRKVNPQESIVGWWATGTGVTSHSALIHEYYSRESSNPVHITVDTTLQDTRMGIKAYVSVPMGITGKTMGCMFAPVSVEIACYDPETVGLNACQKTKTSVKRQAGIASDLTQIVEASQQMENMLDTILTYVDDVMSGSKTADNTFGRSLLDMVHSVPKMTPDEFEEMLNSNRKDLLMVLYLSQLTKTQLSLNEKLTLLTI